The Meles meles chromosome 15, mMelMel3.1 paternal haplotype, whole genome shotgun sequence genome contains the following window.
AGGCGGCACACGCCCGCGCCGACGCGGCCCCGAAAGCCCGACCTGCAGGTGTACCTGCCGCGACACAGAGGTGAGGCCGCCCACCCCGCCTACCTCCTCCATCCCTCGCGCTCTTTCagcccccagctctctctctagCGCTGCTTTCTCTACGTGGAAAAAGCCACTTATTAACCCCTAAGGCTCAGTTCATGTCGTTCCTTCCCGGAACCCCTACCTCGACGCTCCTCATTTGCTCACTGATTCTCTCTGAGAACAGAGAAGGCTCGTGGCCCCCAGTTAAGCATCACTATTAACAGGAAATACCTGGGAGCCGGCAAGTCGTGGTTTGTCTACTGGTTTGCCCACCATCCTGTGCTTTAGGGTTCTCACTAGCTGACGGAGAGCTTGGCAAAGCTATAGCTGACCAGAACATAGGTGTGGAATGAAACTCAAACTCAGTATTTAAAACGGCCTTTTCTCCAACTTCCCAGGGACATAGAGATCACAATAGCTAGGGTGACACTAAACTTGTTTGGTGTTACTTAAAAGTGTTTCAGATCTTGGGtatgttaattcatttaattttcaatgGATCCCATAAGACGGAAATTCCTGTCACTTGTTTCATAGAAAACAGATACAGAGAggttaacttgcccaaggtctctcATAGCTAATAAATGACagcctggatttgaacccaggtaggACTCTGGCCACCTCTCCACTACCTTGCAAACTTATTCACTAGATGAAGGTGTATTGTGTATCTACCGCATGATAGGATTGTGCTGGCCCCAGAGCAGGGATACAAAGGTAAATGAAACTATTGATTGGCTGCGCACTTAACACATAACACACACGCACAGAGCCCGTGAGAAGATCGGGACTTTCTTTGTGCTATGTTTTCATGTGTTCTCCGTGTGGACAGGGGCTCCAGCagccttcccctcttccctctcactGTGATTCATCCTTCCAGATGGCTCGACCCACCTAAGCAACCCAGACTGTGAGGAGTCCAGTGAAAGCAGCAGTAGTGGCGGCTCCGAGCCAGAACCTTCTGGCCATCAGCTCTTCTGTTTAGAATATGAGGCAGACAGCGGAGAGGTCACCTCAGTTATCGTGTATCAGGTATGCCTCATGGAAACAGCTGCAGCCTGAAGGTCCTTGGCCGTGCTAGAAATCACTGCCAGAGCCTGAGCCACTGTTTTCCTCAGGGCCAGTGGGAAGTGTCGGCTCCACATAGGAGAATAGACTGCTGGGTGATGGTTTTGAGCACAACTCACCCCTGTCACACAGTGATCCTCCGCAGGCCCCTGGGAGGGCATGTGGCCCCCAGCTGAAAATCACTATCATGGGGGAAACCTGGGAAATGGCAGGCACTGGCAAGAAGCCGTGAATCAAATGGAGTTCTGTGAGAGTATTGTCTAGGGACAGGGCAGGTCGCCTTTCCAGAAGACGCTAGCCCTGAGCTTCTTGACTCTTCCTCCACGTAGGATGATGATCCAGGAAGGGTGAGTGAGGAGGTGTCCGCACACACACCTCTGGATCCACCAATGCGAGAGGCCCTCAAGTTGCGCATCCAGGAGGAGATCGCAAAGCGCCAGAGCCGACACTGACCAGGCTGAAGGCATTCTCACCAGGCTGGATTCACTGCCCAGGGAGCTTACTCCTAGTTTGGGGGTGTCAGGACCACTCTGAGCTggtcttcacacacacacacacacacctcaacaTCCATAGGAATCAAGTGTTACAGGGACAAACCTGCTTTGCAGGCCATTCTTTCTTGTATGTTGGCCCATTTGACCAGCTTAGTATTCTGGAATTTGAGAATTTTGTTTGGCTAACTTGGTGTTCTAGAAGCAGAGATTCCAGGGAGAGCTGAGGTTTATGAAACCCTATGCCAGCATGCTGCTTTCTTACTGAGGTCACATGCTGTGGGACAACTACCCACTGCTGCTCCTCCCAACTTAATGAACCATGTTTGTGTTTTACAGCTCCTTTGTTCCTTGCTTTTGCTCACTTCCACCCATGTTTTCCTAGACCTTTTTTTCAgctgtttctttgttctttccattcCCTCATCTTTGTCTCAGAACCCATCAGTTCCACCCCACCTCCTGAGGTGACTGTGGACCTCCCAACTGCTCAGGACTTTGGAGGTGGGGAGTTCTGGGGGGTCTACCTTTCTGACAAGCTCTCCCAGTTATTCCGATACCAGTAACATGGGAGATTTTCATTTTTGAGACTGTCTTGCAAGCACGTCTCCCTATCCTTCCAAGGCTTTTGCAAGTTTCTCTCACATTGCTCTGCTTTGCACTGTCTAGATAGAGAGACCTAGGAAGATGATGCCAGAACTCAACTGCAAGGATTTCTTGCAGCAAAACCTCCCTTGGTTAGGGCTATAAAATTCCAGTTTCAACCTCATTCCTAGCTCTGAACATACCATCCTTTGCTCAGGTTAAAGGGGAATTATCAAAACAAGCTTGAAACTGACTCTCCAAATGTGATTTAACAGTCTCGAATGTACATACAAAGGGAAAGTCAACATGAGCAATAATTGCCTATTTGGAGCCctagttggggaaaaaaagaaaaaggcccatATAATGGGCTGTGAAATGAGCCTCTCTtatctgccctgcccctgccccattctttctcctttcctatctACCAAGAGTATATAGATCCTAGGAATATCACTGTCTTCAACTCAGTGACCTGTTTCCCTAATGCAGGGCCAGGCTAAGGTCTGAGACATCCACAAGACATCCTATGCACCGCAGTTCCAACCCCCTGCAGATTTCCAGCAATTGACTTAACCTCAGTGACTTGAAGTATGGGGTTTAAATGAGCCCGTGGACACTAAGACTTCTTGAAACCAAAGTCCCTCTGCCCCAGGGTTTTTTCTACATCAGGGTCTCAAGATCAGTCTGGCTGTTTCCATCTCAGCGGCTTTTCTCTTAAAGGACACCTGAGGGCACTGTTGGTTTGTGCCCTACACCCCTGAAAATCTACCACCTCAGAAATGGGGCAAGGCAGCTACTTCAACTACATCATTAGAATCCATTAAGCCACAGCTTGCAGTGCCAGAGGAATTCTGGGAAAGTGAGTGAGGTAGATAAGTTGAGATGGGCCTGGTGGTGAAGGGAGCCAGGGACCAGAGTGTTCCTGACCCACAGAGCTGGCCCAAGGTTAAATGCCTTAAATTTGCCAGTCGTGGGCTCATTTCTACTTTCAGAGGAGAAAGTCTGCCCTCCACTTACTCAGCCAGGCTAGAAGTGCCTTTTGACTTGAAATGTTAACTACCCTCCAGAGTCTCCAGGTCAAGGAGGCTGTGCCATACTCTCTCCCCAAGCTTCCGGCATCTCAGAGGACTTGGGATTTTAGTTTTCCAGCTCTTCAACCGCTCTTCTGACTTGGACATAGGATTTCACTGGAACTCTTAGGCTTCCTAGTCTGGAAATACTTTTTTGAGTCTGTCTTCTCACAACTGGACGGCCTGTTTCGTGGACTTATTACAGGATTAGAAACAAGACCAGAAGAGGAGGTTGGGGGCATGGCACCTGAAATCTTAGCCTCCATTCCTTTTTTGTGAGAAGGAAGGTGTGTACCTAATACAACCTTTTCTGTCTGTCGTAACCCTCACACTCTCAGGTAAGAGACTGATAGAAACTCCTTATTGGTAAACTTTTTTTCTTGAGGCATTTTGCTTACCAAGTGCgtataaaatattttccaccCAGGAAAGCATCCTCATTCTTAGCTCATTTAAGCAGTAGGACTATAGAAAGCACTAGGCCTGGTACTTAAATGAGAGGTTGTCCTTCCGGGGAGGCCTGTTGGTGGTTTTGCTTCCACTACTCAGGATGTGCCTGAAATG
Protein-coding sequences here:
- the C15H2orf68 gene encoding UPF0561 protein C2orf68 homolog; protein product: MEAAPDPGPGLCCKPGGRLDMSHGFVHHIRRNQLARDDYDKKVKQAAKEKARRRHTPAPTRPRKPDLQVYLPRHRDGSTHLSNPDCEESSESSSSGGSEPEPSGHQLFCLEYEADSGEVTSVIVYQDDDPGRVSEEVSAHTPLDPPMREALKLRIQEEIAKRQSRH